DNA sequence from the Deltaproteobacteria bacterium genome:
GACCGCCGCCCGGTTGGGGTTCACGCTCCTCCCCCAGCCCGTCTCGGCCTGAGAGTGTGTTTCTGAGCAGTGAAGCGCGGAATCCCTCTGCGAGACCCTTCCCTTCGTTCAGAGTGACAATTCCGATATGTCAGTCTCATTGCGTTTGCATGAGGAGTTGTCCAAGGAGACTAGAGAGTATGCTCAACCTCACCCCAACAGAACTGGAGCGGCTGACGATCTTTAACGTCGCCGAAATGGCTCGCCGTCGTAAATCACGCGGAGTGAAGCTGAATTACGTGGAAGCGATGGCGTACATTGTTGATGAACTGCTTGAAGGGGCACGTGACGGTCGTTCAGTAGCGGAATTGGTGGACTGGGGAGGAACCTTACTTACCACTGATGATGTGATGCCAGGCGTGGCTGACCTGGTGTCACGCATTATGGTCGATGCATTGTTTCCTGACGGCATTAAACTCGTAACCGTGTATGGTCCAATTCGCCCTGGCAAGCTGCCGATTGCTGATCCACCATACGGCAAGCCTGGTGAGATTATTACTCCAGATGGTGAGATCGAGCTGAACGCAGGACGTGAGAAAGTTACACTGGAGGTGATCAACACCGGCGACCGGGCGATTCAGGTCGCCAGTCATTTTCATTTCTTCGAGGCCAACAAGGCATTGCAATTCGATCGTGCTCAGGCTTTTGGCATGCGGCTTGATGTCCTCGCTGGTGGGTCGGTTCGGTTTGAGCCGGGGATGAAGAAAGAAGTCACCTTGGTCAAAATTGGTGGTACTGGTGAAGTGACTGGCCTGAATAACCTCACCAATGGTTCGATCCATTCTGAAGAGGTCAAGCAAGCTGCCCTACAACGGGCACGGGATACGGGTTTTAAGGGCGCATAAGGGAGAGGCGCATGGCACGCATGAGTCGAGCTGCGTACGCGGCGATGTTCGGACCAACAAAAGGTGACATGGTGCGCCTTGGTGACACCTCATTGCTAGCTGAAGTCGAACACGACTACGCCGTGTATGGCGAAGAGTGTATGACTGGAGCAGGGAAAGTCATGCGCGATGGCATGGGCTTTCTGACTTCGACGACCACGGCTTCTGGTGGGCTTGATATGCTCGTGCACAATGCGACGATCATCGATCCGGTACTTGGTATCGTGAAGGGTGATATTGGCATTCGGGACGGCAAGATCGTTGGTGTGGGCAAAGGCGGCAACCCAGCGATTCAAGCGGGAGTTGATCCTCAGTTGTCCTGTGGGCCATGTACGACTATCGTCAATGGTGAAGGGCTGATTGTCACTCCTGGTGGGATTGAAACACATGCCCATTTTTTAGCTCCGCAGCAATGCGAACATGCGCTAGCTTCAGGGTTGACGACGATCATCGGTGGCACGATGGGGCCACATTTCGATGTCAGCTGCGCCGGGCCAAATAATCTCGCCATCATGCTGAAAGCTTGTGAACAGTATCCGATGAACTTTGGTTTCTTAGGGCGTGGCAGTGCGCATGACCCGAAGGCGATTGAAGAGAGCGTTGCTGGCGGAGCGATTGGGGTAAAAGTGCACGAGGATTTTGGTGCGATGCCAGCGACGATCGATTGCGCGCTGACGGTGGCGGATACGTACGACTTTCAAGTGCAACTACACACTGACACGATCAATGAAGCTGGTTATTGCGAAGAGACGATTGCGGCTATCGCCGGGCGCACGATTCATATGTACCACGTCGAGGGCGCTGGGGGTGGTCATGCCCCAGATATTATCCGCGTTTCAGGAATTGCCAATTGCTTACCGTCGTCGACCAATCCGACCAACCCCTACACTCGCAATGCCCTTGATGAAGCGCTACCGATGACGATGGACGCGCACATGCTCGATTGGCGTCTGCCGGAAGATGTAGCCTTTGCTGAAAGTCGCATTCGTCCGCAAACGATGGCGGCTGAGGATATTTTGCATGATCTCGGGGCAATTTCCGTTTTTGCTGCGGATACGCAGGGGATGGGGCGAGTGACAGAGACAATCACAAATTGTTGGCGTCTCGCGAGTAAAATGAAAGAGCAACGTGGCCGCTTAGCAGGCGAGAACACCGCTCGCGCCGATAACGAGCGTATTAAACGCTATGTCGCCAAGTACACCATCAATGCTGCGCGGGTGATGGGTATTGACCCCTATGTCGGTTCGATCGAGCCAGGAAAAATGGCGGACCTGGTGCTCTGGATGCCTGCATTCTTTGGTGCGAAACCCTTGATGGTGATTAAAAGTGGCTTTGTGACATGGTCGGCGATGGGTGATGCTGCGGGGTGTGTCTTTCCTACTGAGCCGATCATTCAACGGCCAATGTGGGGCGCGGTGGGTAGTGCACCGTCAGCACTCAGCGCGATCTTTGCTAGCTCCTTGGCCCTTAATGCTGATATTCCACGCAAACTGCAACTGCAAAAACCGATGCTGCAGATTCGTAGTACCCGAGCACTGACAAAACATGACATGGTGCACAACGACGCATGCCCACACATCGAGGTCAATCCTCAGACGCATGATGTCTACGCTGATGGTGAGTTGTTGACGTGCGAACCGGCGGAGGTTGTTCCTCTGGCGCAAAGGTATTTCTTGCGATGACAAAACGACGAACTTCTTCATCCGCGAATGTTGCGCGCGTTGGCGTCGGTGGTCCGGTCGGCTCTGGTAAAACGGCTCTGGTTGAGCGTTTGATTCCAGCCTTTGCTCAACGAGGAATAGAACTGGCGGTGATTACCAATGATCTTGTTACGCAAGAGGATGCAGAGCGGATTCGTCGCTCACAGTTGATTGCTCCTGAACGCGTGCTAGGAGTCGAAGCTGGCGCTTGCCCACATACCGTTATTCGTGAAGATCCGACCCTCAATATCGAAGCAGCGATTGAGCTTGAAGAACGCTTTCCCAGCCTCGAATTGATTCTGCTGGAAAGTGGTGGTGACAATTTAGCTTCAACCTTTTCCCTCGATCTCGTCGATTACTGGCTATTTGTGATCGATGTTGCGGGTGGTGGTGATATTCCCCGCAAACGCGGGCCAGGGGTTCTTCAGTGTGATGTGCTGGTGATCAACAAAAGTGACCTTGCTCCATATGTCGGTGTTGATCTCCCGCGTATGGTGACTGAAGCGCATGAGATCCGTCACGGTCGTCCTGTGGTTGTCACCAATTGTAAGACTGGTGAAGGGATCGATGAGGTCGTCTTGTATATCGCACGGGATGTGCTATTTTTGTGAGTAAGCAAGTCAACTTACACTTCGAGTGCTCACCAGCAGGAGAAACCTTCCTGGCGCGGCGGTTCGTAACGTATCCATTCTTCTTTACCGCCCCGTTTCGTTTGGACCGAGTCCCGGCTGGAATGCTGACAGCGATCCTGCAATCAGTTTCCGGCGGAATCTATAACCGAGAACAGCTCGCCCTCTCTTTTACTGCCGGACAAAACGCGCACGTCCATTGCACAACGCAAAGTGCGACAGTGGTGCACTCCATGGCTAATGGGGAAGAAGCCAGTCAATTAGTGACTATCCATGCGGCAAGGGGTTCGTTCGTTGAATATCTGCCAGATGCACTCATCCTCTTTCCTGAGGCGTGTCTGCGGACCACCCTCCACGTTGTCATTGAAGAAGGGGCAACCGTCATTCTCAGTGATGCATTCCTCACGCATGATCCGAAAGCTCAAGGCCGATCGTTTCGCTCACTTTCTAGTGAAACTGTGGTACAGAACGTCAACGGACAGCGGTTGTGCATCGATCGTTTTGTGATTACTGGAGAAGAATTACGGCTGGCTTCCGTAGGATATTGTGCGCAAGGAACGATGTGGATACTCAACGTGCAGCAGAGTGGAGATTTGTTGCCAGCCCTGCGCAAGAGATTAGAACCCGTTCTTGGGATCTATGCTGGTGTGTCAACTTTGCCACACAACGCTGGCGTGTGGGTGCGAATACTGGCGATTGACGGTGTTGCTCTGCATAAGGGGCTCCATGCTGCATGGGCAGCCGCCCGCTCTGTCCTTACTGGTGAAGAGCCGCAAAGCCGACGAAAGACCGGGTGGACCTGAGGGGCGTATGGCCATACGCCCCTACGAAAATGAAACGAAACTCTTCTCTTGATTACCCTGCGGCAGACCCTTGCAGCGCGTTCTCTTCTCGGGCCTGGCGAATCTCGGCTAGACTCACACCTGCAATCGGTAGCGCTAACAAGCCTTGAGCGACGAGTGTAAGAAATTGCACCGCGTTGAGAACCAAACCATAGGCAAGGGCGTCGACCTCACTCACACCGAAAAGGCCCAGTGCAAGCTGGCACGCGTACTGATAGGGACCGATCATGCCCGGCAAGTTGGGTAACGCCGTGCCAAAGCCAATGAAAATAAAGACCACGAGCGCCGCACCAAATGGCACCTGAAAATCAAAAGCACGAATCATAATGTAACTGGAGAGAATGGGCAGAAACCATAACGTGAGTGACACCAGGAAGACGGAAAGAAGTAACATCGGGTTAGGAATGATCTTCATACCGTCGGCCATCGATGCCAGCACGTTCTTGAGCTTTCCACCAAAGCCTTGGGGCAAACGATGCAACAGCCAGCGATCAACAAATGCCTCGCCACGCCACCAGAAAAGAACAACTAAAGAGACAAGTATCGCGGCGGCAACTGCTGGAACCATCGCTCCACGTCGGACCCACACCGGCAGATTCTCTACGGTGATCAAACCCAGCAGAATGTAAAAGACGATAATGAGTGAATCCATCGTCTTTTCGAACACGACATTGCCGATCACGCTGGAAAATGCCACTCCCGACCGGCGTGACAGCAACCACGGGCGCACGATTTCACCAATCCGTACCGGCAACAAATTAATGGCCATATAGGCAACCGAGATAATAACCCACAGACGACCAAACGGTACGTGTTCCAAGGGGCGCAGTTCCAACTGCCAACGCCAGGCGCGAAAAACCATAATCAGCAAACTCACGACAATAGCGACGAGGAGCCAGCTCAGGTTAATCCGCTGGAGTGCTGCACCGAGTTCATCCAGCTTGACGTTGCGAAAGGCAAGGTACAGGAATCCGATACTCACGAGCAGTGCGATGACGAGGTGAGGTAAACGGCTCTTTGGTGCGTCATTTGTATGCGAAGCGCTTTGATTGTCGCCGGTTTCAGCCATAGGCCCTCCTGCCGTGTCGTACTCTCGCTACTCTGACGGAACGGCGAAACCTCTGCAAGGAGACCTGCGAGGTGGTGACATGAAGACTGCCACTTCCACCTTGACAACCCTTCGGTGAGAAGAGGAGAATCTGAGCCACATCCTGGCAGGAGGCAATCGTATGACCGAAGGAAAAATTCTCGCTGGCTTTCTGGCGCCGCATCCGCCGCATCTTGTCTATGGCGAAAATCCTGAACGCAACGAACCGCGTTCAACCGGTGGATGGGAGATGTTACGGTGGGCCTATGAGTCTTGCCGGGAAAAAATCAAGGCGTGGAAACCGGATGTGATCCTCGTTCATAGTCCGCATTGGATGACGATTGTTGGACATCACTTCCTGCGTGTTCCGCACCTCCAAGGGCTTTCGGTTGATCCCATTTTTCCTCATATCTTTCGTTATCGTTATGAGATGAAGGTCGATGTCGACTTGGCTGATGTTTGTTACGAAGAGGCGCAGAAAGAAGGGCTTGTCGCCAAGAAGATGACTAACCCGAACTTCCGGGTCGATTACGGCACGATTGTCTCTCTCCACATGCTGAATCCGGACTGGGATATTCCGATCCTTGGTATCTCTGCGAACAATTCGCCTTATTTTTATTCAACGGAGATTGGCCAGGAACAAATGATCAAACTGGGGCGTGCAACAGCGCGAGCGATTGCCAAGACTGGGCGCCGGGTGGTGCTGGCCGCGAGCAACACCCTCTCGCATTTGCACTATGATCGTGAGCCTGAGCTGGTCGAGGACATGAACAAGGAAGTGATCTTCAATAACAACCAGTATCAGTGGGACATGCGCGTCCTTGAACTCATGCGAAAAGGCAAGACCGATAAGCTGATGACGATTCTCCCTGAGTTTATGGAGAAGACTGCGGCAGAGGTAAAGTCTGGCGGACTAACCTGGATGCTCTCGGCGATGGGATTTCCGCAAATTCCGGCGCAGGTGCATGGCTATTGGACAGTGATCGGCACAGGGAATGCGGTCGTTGAATGGGATTTGACGCAGCGGCATTAGATTAAACACGAGAAGATTGGTCTATCAACGTTGTCACCCTGAGTGAAACGAAGGGTTTCTCAGAGAGAAACTTTGCCGTGCTCAGCATGATACGGCTATCGGGCGAGACCGTAAGAAAGCTATTACTTATGCCTAAAGGTACGATTCAGCGTGCATATATTCTTCCCGGGCTGCCTCATTTGGCTTCGCAAATTCCTGCCGCGAGTTGGGAAACACTCCGGCGTGGCTTTCGTCAGGCGGCAGAGCACATTCAGCAGGTGAAGCCCGAGGTGTTGGTCATCTACAGCACGCAGTGGATTTCTGTGTTGGGGCATTCGTTTCAAACCAATCCTAATCCGAAGGGTCTGCACGTCGATGAAAATTGGTATGAATATGGAGATTTTCCCTTCGATCTGCGAGTAGATGTCGATCTCACAACTCGCGCAGCGGCGATTGCTTCATCACTAGGCTTGGCGACTAAAACGGTTAACTACAACGGATTTCCCGTTGATACTGGAGTGCTGGTTGCCCAACGGTTTGTGAATCCGCAGCATACCATTCCGCTTGTGATCGTTTCTTGTAACATTTACGCTGGGCAGGAAGATTCACTCACGCTCGGGCGTGCGATGCGACAAGCGATTGAGGAGAGCGGAAAACGTACGGTTGTGATTGCGTGTACCGGACTGTCGGGTCGCTTTTTTACTGAAGCGATTGATCCCTTACAGGACCGTTTCTCACGCGCTGAAGACGATACGTGGAACCGACGTGTTCTTGAGCGTATTGCTCAGGGAAAGAATTCGGAAGTGCTCTTAGGGAGTGAGGAATATGCGAAGACCGCGGTTCCAGATATGGGATTTAAAGCCTTTGCCTGGTTGATGGGGGTACTGGGAACCCCGGCAACTCCAGGGCAAACCTTGGCATATGGGCCGGTCTGGGGAACCGGGGCGGCGGTCGTGGAGTATGTGTTGGCATAATACGTAACACGTAAGGCGGAAAACGTAACGAATAAAGAAGACAGGGGAGAGAAGGTAGGAGGTAGAATACAGACGGCTAAAGATAGAGAAAGCGAAAAATATTTTTCTCCATTCTGTCTCCTATCTTCTTCATTCTATATTCCTTTTTGGTGCCATCATGATCAGAACAACCGTTGTTGGTAGCTGGCCGTTGCCGGAAATGTATCGTGAGCGTTTGCAGCAATATCATCGTGGCACCTTGCCTGAGATGTTGGTGAAACCAACGCTCGTGGGCGCTGCGGAGATTGCCATTCGTGAGCAGAAAGCCACTGGTGTGACTCAGTTCATGGGTGGGGAGTTTTTTGCGGAAGCATTTATTCAGCACCTTCCGCGAAAACTGACGGGAGTGACACTCGTCAAACCTCAAGCAACGGAGTTGCACGATTATTCTGATCTCGCTGAGTACGAACTGACTGGAGATATCGCTGCACCGCATGGGTTAGGATACGCTGAAGCGTTTCGACGCGAGTCGCAGATTGACCATGCCTTGGAAAAGCTCTCGGTTCCTGGACCACTGGAAGTGCTGGCGCATTTACGGCCCATGGAGAAAGCGCAAGCGCAGTTGCTACGCGCCATCGAGATTGTGAACCACGAGATTCAAGCACTTGCTACCGCTGGGGCACGAGAAGTGCAACTCGATATCCCGTACATTACGGTACAGTCAGTTCTTGAACAGATTTCTCCGACGCAGGCAGTCGATCTTATTGCCCAAAGTTTTGCCGGTGTCTCTGTGACGAAAACGATTCACTGCTGCCTGGGTGATTTAGGGTCAAAGCCGGTGATTTCTGTCCATAACCTGCATGCGCTGATGCCATTTGTGAAACAACTCGCTGGGATCGTCGATAAAGTTCACCTGGAGTGCTCTCATCCTGGGCAATGGGCTGATCGTGCCTGTCTGCGTGATATCCCTAAAGAACTGGAAGTGATTGCTGGTATCGTTGACGTGAAGACTCCAGTTGAGACCAGCGACGAGATTGCTGACCACATTCATGAAGTGACGCGCCTCATTGAACCTGAACGGCTATGGATCGCGCCGTCCTGTGGATTTGGCCGCCGACGAACGACAGATATTGCTGTGGGAAAACTTTCGCGCATGGTTGAGGCGGCGAGGCGGTTCTAAAACGTAATCCGTAAAACGTAAAGAGGAGGTTGGGTGGTTACGGATTACCGATTATGTTTTACGTGTTACGCGGACCGTAGTTGTTCTTTTTTACGTTTTACGCTTTACGTTTTACGCATTTATTTTGCTTGTCTACGAGGAATAAACACATGAGTCGTGACCAAAACCTAGCCGTTGCACAATCAACGGATTTGCAACCGATTGAGGAAATTGCCGCTCGTCTTTCTCTTCCTCCGCAGTATCTTGAGCCGTATGGGCGAGTAAAAGCGAAGATCGCATTGGAGGCGTTCACTACTGCTGCGAGTCGACCAACCGGCAAGCTCATTCTCGTGTCGGCGATCAATCCGACTCCAGCAGGAGAAGGGAAGACGACGACGACGATCGGTTTGGGCCAGGCTTTGGCGCGACTGGGAAAAAAGGCGACAGTTGCGGTGCGTGAACCTTCGATGGGGCCGGTGTTTGGTGTCAAAGGGGGTGGCTGCGGTGGTGGCCGTTCACAAGTCTTGCCCATGGAAGACATCAACTTGCATTTCACTGGTGATATTCATGCGGTGACCTCGGCACATAATCTGCTCTCGGCAATGATGGATAACGCGTTGTTCCACGGTCAAGTTGACCTTGATGTGCGACGTATTCGCTGGCGCCGCGTCATGGACATGAACGACCGTGCCCTGCGGCAGATGACGATCGGTCTCGGCGGGGCACTCATGGGGGTACCACGTGAAGATGGGTTCGACATCACTGCCGCATCTGAAGTCATGGCAATCCTGTGCTTGACCAATGGTCCAGCCGATCTGATTGAGCGGCTCTCACGCATTGTGATTGGTTTTTCGGGCAAAATGAATGCCG
Encoded proteins:
- a CDS encoding urease subunit beta, with translation MLNLTPTELERLTIFNVAEMARRRKSRGVKLNYVEAMAYIVDELLEGARDGRSVAELVDWGGTLLTTDDVMPGVADLVSRIMVDALFPDGIKLVTVYGPIRPGKLPIADPPYGKPGEIITPDGEIELNAGREKVTLEVINTGDRAIQVASHFHFFEANKALQFDRAQAFGMRLDVLAGGSVRFEPGMKKEVTLVKIGGTGEVTGLNNLTNGSIHSEEVKQAALQRARDTGFKGA
- the ureC gene encoding urease subunit alpha, whose translation is MARMSRAAYAAMFGPTKGDMVRLGDTSLLAEVEHDYAVYGEECMTGAGKVMRDGMGFLTSTTTASGGLDMLVHNATIIDPVLGIVKGDIGIRDGKIVGVGKGGNPAIQAGVDPQLSCGPCTTIVNGEGLIVTPGGIETHAHFLAPQQCEHALASGLTTIIGGTMGPHFDVSCAGPNNLAIMLKACEQYPMNFGFLGRGSAHDPKAIEESVAGGAIGVKVHEDFGAMPATIDCALTVADTYDFQVQLHTDTINEAGYCEETIAAIAGRTIHMYHVEGAGGGHAPDIIRVSGIANCLPSSTNPTNPYTRNALDEALPMTMDAHMLDWRLPEDVAFAESRIRPQTMAAEDILHDLGAISVFAADTQGMGRVTETITNCWRLASKMKEQRGRLAGENTARADNERIKRYVAKYTINAARVMGIDPYVGSIEPGKMADLVLWMPAFFGAKPLMVIKSGFVTWSAMGDAAGCVFPTEPIIQRPMWGAVGSAPSALSAIFASSLALNADIPRKLQLQKPMLQIRSTRALTKHDMVHNDACPHIEVNPQTHDVYADGELLTCEPAEVVPLAQRYFLR
- the ureG gene encoding urease accessory protein UreG; this encodes MTKRRTSSSANVARVGVGGPVGSGKTALVERLIPAFAQRGIELAVITNDLVTQEDAERIRRSQLIAPERVLGVEAGACPHTVIREDPTLNIEAAIELEERFPSLELILLESGGDNLASTFSLDLVDYWLFVIDVAGGGDIPRKRGPGVLQCDVLVINKSDLAPYVGVDLPRMVTEAHEIRHGRPVVVTNCKTGEGIDEVVLYIARDVLFL
- a CDS encoding flippase-like domain-containing protein, producing the protein MAETGDNQSASHTNDAPKSRLPHLVIALLVSIGFLYLAFRNVKLDELGAALQRINLSWLLVAIVVSLLIMVFRAWRWQLELRPLEHVPFGRLWVIISVAYMAINLLPVRIGEIVRPWLLSRRSGVAFSSVIGNVVFEKTMDSLIIVFYILLGLITVENLPVWVRRGAMVPAVAAAILVSLVVLFWWRGEAFVDRWLLHRLPQGFGGKLKNVLASMADGMKIIPNPMLLLSVFLVSLTLWFLPILSSYIMIRAFDFQVPFGAALVVFIFIGFGTALPNLPGMIGPYQYACQLALGLFGVSEVDALAYGLVLNAVQFLTLVAQGLLALPIAGVSLAEIRQAREENALQGSAAG
- a CDS encoding tRNA U-34 5-methylaminomethyl-2-thiouridine biosynthesis protein, translating into MTEGKILAGFLAPHPPHLVYGENPERNEPRSTGGWEMLRWAYESCREKIKAWKPDVILVHSPHWMTIVGHHFLRVPHLQGLSVDPIFPHIFRYRYEMKVDVDLADVCYEEAQKEGLVAKKMTNPNFRVDYGTIVSLHMLNPDWDIPILGISANNSPYFYSTEIGQEQMIKLGRATARAIAKTGRRVVLAASNTLSHLHYDREPELVEDMNKEVIFNNNQYQWDMRVLELMRKGKTDKLMTILPEFMEKTAAEVKSGGLTWMLSAMGFPQIPAQVHGYWTVIGTGNAVVEWDLTQRH
- a CDS encoding 2-amino-5-chlorophenol 1,6-dioxygenase subunit alpha; amino-acid sequence: MIRLSGETVRKLLLMPKGTIQRAYILPGLPHLASQIPAASWETLRRGFRQAAEHIQQVKPEVLVIYSTQWISVLGHSFQTNPNPKGLHVDENWYEYGDFPFDLRVDVDLTTRAAAIASSLGLATKTVNYNGFPVDTGVLVAQRFVNPQHTIPLVIVSCNIYAGQEDSLTLGRAMRQAIEESGKRTVVIACTGLSGRFFTEAIDPLQDRFSRAEDDTWNRRVLERIAQGKNSEVLLGSEEYAKTAVPDMGFKAFAWLMGVLGTPATPGQTLAYGPVWGTGAAVVEYVLA